ATATCTCTTGCGCACACTGCTGAACTTAATAGTATTGAACATAATATGATCAGAGGAAAACATCGCAGCATAGTAAAAGATACCTTTTTAGGATTAAAAAATGTGGACGTCATTATCAGCTGGTATCGATGAATAAATTAACATTGGTTTGTCATTGATACTAAGTATTCTCACTCAGTTACAAATTGCCACTGTGTTAATGAGTCTAGATCGTTATAATTGTTCGGAATTTAAAATAAAAACAATAGAATCATACCAGAAGGAACCTAGAGTGAAACCTACTTCTCTTGCAATTTTAGCTAGCAGTGCCATTTTTTTGATGACTTGGGCCATGCCAGCCCTTGCTGATGTTGATTACCATATTGATATTAATCAACCCGCACACCATTTAGCTCAGGTGAGTGTGTCATTTCCTCAAACTGATTCGCAGGTGCTAACGGTTAATTTACCAGTATGGCGAACCGGCCGTTATCAAGTATTGCCTATTGCTGATGGGGTTAGATTGTTTAATGCGACCGACAGCAAGGGTCAGTCGCTACCTTGGAAACGCACTGCCAGTGGTGAATGGCAAGTAACCTTAACTCAACCTACATCGGTTAAGGTGACATATCAGTTGCATGCTAATGAGCTTGGTGACCGATTACGTCACATTGATAGTAGCCATGCTTTCTTAGATGCCAGTGGTGTGTTTATGTATAGCCCTGCGTTTCGCCAGCAACCTATTACGGTCAATATGCAAGTGCCAAAAGGCTGGAAAAGTTATTCTGGAATGGAGAGAGACGGCAAGTCACATTCATTTAAAGCAGCTAATTATGATGTCTTAGTTGACTCACCGATTGAGACGGGAATAAGCCAGCACTTTAGTTTCGATGCCGATAATCGCCAATATGAGGTGGTTTTTTGGGGGGAGGGGAACTACGACACCACGCAAATTATTGCTGATTTAGGTAAAATAAGCGCTCAAGCGTCAGCTATTTGGAACGGTTACCCGTTTAAACGTTATGTGTATATGGTGCATGCCACTAGCGGTGCACGCGGAGCCACAGAACACCTGAACTCAACAGTTATTCAATTACCGCGATTTAACTTTCGTGAGCGTGAAGATTATTTACGCTTTATTAGTACCGCATCGCATGAGTTTATTCATACTTGGAATGTAAAATCGTATCGTCCTCAAGGATTGGTGCCTTACGATTATCAGTCAGAGAATATGACGGATTTATTGTGGGTCGCAGAAGGTTCAACCAGCTATTTTCAAAATCAGTTGTTGTTACGTGCTGGGGTGATGACGGCAAAAGAATTCTTTGATGATTTGAGCTTACGGATAGTACTTAATCAGCATAATCCTGGGCGTGAAACCCAATCGGTTGCAGAAGCCAGTTTAGGTCAATGGAGTAGCACTTGGGGCGATTATGCGGTTAACCACAGTGTGAATATTTATTCTGAGGGATATTTAGCTTCACTGGCATTAGATTTCAGTGTGTTAACTGACAGTAAGCTAGCGCATTCTTATCGTGATGTGCACAAGGCGTTATATGAAAACTTTAAAATTCCAATGGGCTACACAGTGGCAGATGTGCAAAACATATTAACTACTCTCACCGGCAAAGATTATCAACCTTGGTGGCAGAAATTTGTGAATCAGCCAGTTAGTTTAGAGTTTAATGATCTATTAGCTCAAGCCGGTTTGGTAACCACTTATGGTGATAAGCCCAAAATACAAGTTGATACAGGCATGGGCTTATCCGGCTTATATGCAGATTTAGTATTAGCAACTGTGGCTAAAAATAGTCCAGCTTGGAAAGCCGGTTTAACGGCTGGTGATGAGTTAGTGGCGGTCAATGGTTTAAAAGTCACCGCAGACGGTTTTGCTAAACGCTTTAACGATTTTAGCCCTGGTGACACTGTCAAGGTGACGGTATTTAGTAATGATCAACTAAAAAATGTGAACTTAGTGTTGGCAGAACAACCGAAAGATAAGTTAGCGATTACTGCGGTTGATAATGTGACTGCTGAGCAAAAAGCTTTCTTTAAAGCATGGTTAGGTATTGATTGGCCTTTTGATACCGAAGGTAAATGGATTAACGCTGACGGCGAATAAGCTCTTACGTATGACTGAGTTATTTTGTTGTAGATAAAAAAATGCCCTGAAATTCAGGGCATATTTTATCGTGTTAACTTATGTCTGCGGGGCGGTTTCAATAAAAAACGGCTCTTTTTCAACTGCCGCTAAAAACAGTTTTAGCTTAGGGTAGTTAGCGATATGTATACGTTGGCGGAATATCGCCCAACTGAGGTAACAGGCCAGTCTTAGCTGTACATCATTAAAAGGGCCATGCAAAGGCAATTCAAATGTTTCAAGCTGCACTAATGTCGACTCAATTCGCTGCGCCTGTCTGATGGTGTAATCAAAGCGCTCAATATCGACCCCATCACGAGACAAGAAGAATAAATTGATTGTGCTGTCCAGTGCTGTATTGATCATACAATATTGATCAAGCTCGACAGTGCTTTCAAGGAACGGCTTGTCCGACTTGCTGCGGATATATCGCAATATGGCACTAGAATCGGTTAGCGTTAACTCACCATCTTGTAAAAAAGGCACCCGTTTAGTCGGCGATAACGTCGCGCTGGTGGCGTGATCGGTTTCAATAAATTGGTAATCGAGCGTTGACTCAAGTAGTGCAATTCTACAATGGCGAACAAAAGGTGACGTATAACTTCCGTATAGTTTCATATTGTGTCCTTAGTTGGATTACACGCTTTGCTCTAGTGGACCAAAAGCTTGATTAACCGCATTAATAAACGCGACTAATTCACTGCCCATTAAGGCAAAATCTGCATCTAAACGGGCTAATGGGTCTTCTGTACCGACTTCATCATTACCTGCTCTAAATTCTTCAGAAAACTTAAGACGTTTAATCGTGGCATCAGATTGCATTAAAAAGGCAATCGACTGGCCAAAATGTAAGGCTAGTTTGTGTACTTGCTTGCCTGTTGCAATATGAGCGAGCACTTCATCTTCTTGGAGCACTTGTTGCTTAAAGCGTACGATACCGCCTTCATCAGAGTCAGACTTAAGTTCGGCTTCATCTTGCATCTCAAATGGTGCAGGAGCTTCACCTGCTTGTAACCACTGGGTTAACGTTGACTCGATTGGAGTTGCATAGCTTAACGGGATCACAGGTAAGCTGCCTAAGGCTTTACGCAGTAATGCTAATAACTCTTCCGCTTTAGTCGCACTAGAGCTATCGACTAAAATCATTTCCAGTTCAGGCATGATAAGTGCGTGTGTCTGGCTACGACGAGAAAATGCCCGAGGCAACAACGTCATGGTGATTTCATCTTTAATGGTGTCTTTTTCTTTTTTAGTGACTTTACGGTTCTCTTGATCTTCAATCTCCGCCACTTTTTCATCTAAGGCTTCTTTAATCACTTGGCCTGGGAGAATTTTTTCTTCTTTAGTGACACAAATTAAATGACGGTTTTCAGCACTGTGCACTAATGCTTGGCCTTTTTTACCTAAAGCATTTGAAAAACCAAACTTGCTGATGTCTTGGCTCGAACAAGGAGAAAAAGTGAAGTCAGCTAAGGCATTCTCTAATGTTTCGGTATCTGTCGTAAACGGTTTGTTGAAACGGTACAAGGTGAGATTTTTAAACCACATAGAAGGCTCTCATTAATTAACAGGAAAATTCAGTGACAGCAGTTTACGGTATAGAGGCAAAGTGGTAAACCATCAAAAAAACATCAGTCGCAACACAGGTTCAGTCATCAGGATGAGAATTCATTAAACTGTCACATTACAACAACTCAGCTTGAAACCCTTGCTGTATCGAGGTTTCCTATAGGGTTAAATGGTTTGAAACAGTCAGAATGGGGATTTCATCTATCAATGAAATATTTCTGAAACATTTGCAAGGCAGAATTCATCTCGTTCCGATACAACTAACCCAGAATAACCATGACGATATATGCGTCGAAAGGATGAAATGATGAACGTTTTTTGCAAAACACTATTAGCCTCTGCAATCGCAGCCTCAGTAGCTTCAAGTGCATACGCCGCAGATCCTCTTCAAGTTTACGGTAAGTTAAACGTAACAGCACAATCAAATGATGTTGCTGATGTCACTGAAACGACAATTCAAAGTAATGCATCACGTTTTGGTGTAACCGGTGCGTTTGAGTTAAGCAAATCATTAGAAGCTTTCTATACCATCGAATATGAAGTCAACACAGGTGATGCAAACAAAGAAAACTTTTTAGCACGTAACCAATTTGTTGGTTTAAAAGGTAACTTCGGTGCTGTATCTGTTGGTCGTAACGACACAATCCTTAAAGTATCTCAAGGTAAAATTGATCAATTCAACGACCTTTCTGGCGATATGAAAACCATGTTTAAAGGTGAAAACCGCATGGCTCAAACCGCAACTTACTACACGCCAGTATTTGGTGATTTCCAAGCGGGTGTGACTTATGTTGCCTCTGGTGATGCAGATCAAGTTGTTGGTAGTAACGTAGAAGGTGAAGATGGCGTGAGTATGGCGCTAATGTACGGTGATGCTGGATTAAAAAGCACACCAATCTACGCTGCAATTGCTTACGATTCAAAAGTAAAAGGTTATGACACTGCACGTGCTACTGTTCAAGGTAAAGTGGCCGGTTTAGTGATTGGTGGTATGTATCAGCAGCAAGAAAAACTAGACAGCGGTATTAAAGACAATGGCTACTTATTAAGCTCAGCATATGACATCAATGATGTTACTTTGAAAGCACAGTACTTAGACATGGAAAATAAAGGTAATTCATGGTCTGTTGGCGCTGACTACAAGTTAGGTAAGCCAACCAAGTTATTTGCTTTTTACACTGCAAACTCATTTGATTCAAACGATCAAGATGACAGCTACGTTGGTGTAGGTATCGAACATAAGTTCTAAATCTGTCGTTATTTGACGGTTAAATCTGCAATCAATAAAAAAGGGCTTTAAGCCCTTTTTTGTTATATCTAAATAACAGTAATGAATTTTTTATGACAAAATGGCGTATTTAATGCCAGAATCAAGCGTTATATCATAAATCTGTAACAAAAATGTCCAATAATAGTCCCGTGGCAAATTAACGTAGAAACCCAATATGACAGCTAGGATTTTAATAGTAGAAGATGAATCAGCAATCCGTGAGATGCTGACATTTGTGATGGATCAACATGGTTTTACGACAGCTGCTGCTGAAGATTTTGATTCGGCGATTGAGTTGCTTAAAGAGCCATACCCAGATTTAATCTTATTAGATTGGATGTTCCCTGGTGGCAGTGGCATTCAATTAGCTAAACGTTTAAAGCAAGATGAATTTACTCGTCAGATCCCAATTATTATGCTGACAGCACGTGGAGAAGAGGAAGATAAAGTCAAAGGCCTTGAAGTCGGCGCTGATGACTATATAACTAAACCTTTTTCACCTAAAGAACTCGTCGCCCGCATTAAAGCCGTTTTGCGAAGAAGTGCACCAACTCGGTTAGAAGAGACTATTGATGTGCAAGGACTGCAACTTGATCCTGTCAGTCATAGGGTGACTGTCGGTGATGCTGTGCTCGATATGGGGCCGACTGAGTTTCGTTTATTGCATTTCTTTATGACCCATCCAGAGCGAGTTTACAGCCGAGAGCAGTTACTCGATAACGTGTGGGGCACCAACGTGTATGTTGAAGATCGCACTGTCGATGTTCACATCAGACGCTTACGAAAAGCGGTCGAAGAGGGTGGACACGATAAATTGATCCAAACTGTTCGCGGTGCAGGTTACCGATTTTCAACCAGAATGTAATTCGTATTGGCAGCGCTAAAAGTTTTGTCATGCTAGACAGAGCTTTTAGAAACGCTTTTTTTGCTGTCTAGCCATAATAGCCTTTTTAGGCTATCTTGTGCTTCGTTGTTAGCCCTAATAATCAGTAACGGCACTGAATGTGTTGGCGGCGTTACTTTCGAATTTAGGTAGCCTATGTTTATCTCGTATTCTGGATATCGCTTATTTTTTCGCTTAGCGATGTTGCTTGTTCTATTTATGCTGGTCGGGGCTTTATTTGACCATGTTGTCGGCGTTATGCTTACGGGGACAATTGTATTGCTCGTGTGGCACTATCGCCAAATCGCTCGGTTAAATTTCTGGCTATGGAAAGATAAAAAGCTTACACCTCCTCAAGGTAGAGGAAGTTGGGAAGGGGTGTTTAATGGTCTTTATCGTTTACAAGGAAAAAATCGTCGTCGTGTAGGTCAACTTGCTACCTTATTGGGCCGCTTTCGCCAAGGAGCAGAAGCATTACCTGATGCTGCCGTTGTTCTGGATGCCGAGCACAATATTTTATGGTGCAACAAATTGGCTCAGCTAATCTTAGGATTTGTTTGGCCTCAAGATAATGGCCAGAGAATAGATAACCTTATCCGCCATCCTGATTTTTCAGTTTATTTAAAAGATGCCCAATATAACGAACCATTAGAAATTCCGTCTCCTGTCTCAGATAAACGTTTACTTGAAATTCGAGTCATGAGCTATGGAGATCGTCAATTGCTGCTAATCGCTCGAGACGTTACCCGAATACATCAATTAGAAGGCATGCGTAAAGATTTTGTGGCTAACGTGTCCCATGAATTGAAAACGCCATTAACGGTATTGCAGGGTTATTTAGAAATCATGCAAAGCATGGAAGATGCAAATTCACCTAACCAAAAACCATTATCATTAATGCAACAACAAACGACTCGAATGCAGTCGATGGTTGAGCAGTTGTTGGCATTGTCACGTATTGAAGATGCTGTCGATCTCGATTTATCGAAAATCGTCAATATGACGTTGATGATGGATATTCTTAAAGAAGAAGCTAAAGCTCTTGCTGGTACCGAATATACCTTAGTGTTTAATTGTGAAGCGGGGTTGAATACTCATGGTAATGAGTTGCAATTACGCAGTGCTTGCTCAAATTTAATTTCAAATGCAATTCGCTACACCTCTCCTGGGGGGACGATTGCGGTATCGTGGCGAAGTGTGGCAACTGGCGCACTTTTTTCGGTTAAAGATTCCGGTGTTGGCATCGCGCCGCAACATATTAATCGCTTAACTGAACGCTTTTATCGAGTCGATAATGCTCGCTCGAGTAAAACCGGTGGCACAGGCTTGGGGTTAGCTATTGCAAAGCACGCTTTAAACCATCATCACACCGAGCTTAACGTTACCAGCGAGTATGGCAAAGGCAGTATCTTCAGTTTTATCATTCCATCTCATTTGTTAGTGCGACAATAGTTGCAGTTATTAATAAAAAAACAGCATTTATGCTGTTTTTTTATGACTTAATTTTGGCTAATCTTAGTTGAGATTGACTGATATGACTCAGGCACACTTGTGTTGCTAAAGACCGCTTACCAAGTAGGCTTGAACAAGTTGACTCGTAAGCTGAACACATATATCTATCTTGTTTATCTTTGCATTATGCATAGGCTTAAGCTGTTGGTTTTCGTTAGGCTAAACTTTGCATTATCAAACATGTTAGCTGTCTGTGTGGCATTAGCTATCATTAAGCGCTAACAACAAGGGATAACAATCGCTAACAACCGACAACAAGAATACCCGTCATAATGCTGTTACATATAGGTTATAAACCTTGCCAGTAAGTTATTAAGATTTAATTTATTATTTTAAGCTCGCTAAAGTTTATCAATAGTATTAGCGTTTGTCTTCCTCGGTGAGTTTAGGCCATTTTACACTTCTTAAGTGCGATAAACTTATGCGGGTAATCTTGTGTCATAAGCTTGTCTTGTCAGCATTATTGTGACAAGTAGTTAATTTAGTTAAGCTGGAATTGGCTATTGTTTATTATTTTATAAACAAATTTATATTCTTATTTTTTTAAGTGTTTGATATTAAGTGTGTTATTTTTTGTATTTGTTCATGTAATACTTTTGAACCTTGTGTCATCTAACTGTCACATCAACGTCATAGACTTGTCATCAATGAGGTCGATACTGACTACGTTTTAAAAACTTAGTACGCTTAATTCTGGAGCATTACAATGAAACTGAAAAAACTTGTCGGCGCAATTACTCTTACAGCCGCTGGCGTATTCTCAGCAGCATCTATGGCTGCTATAGATCCAACTTTACCATCATATGAAAAAACAAGTGGTGTTTCTGGTAACTTGTCTTCTGTTGGCTCTGATACATTAGCAAACATGATGACGTTATGGGCTGAAGAGTTTAAACACATCTATCCAAACGTTAATATCCAAATCCAAGCAGCCGGTTCTTCAACTGCGCCACCAGCATTAACTGAAGGTACTTCTCAATTCGGTCCTATGAGCCGCAAAATGAAGCCTAACGAAGTTGAAGCATTTGAAAAGCATTTCGGTTATAAGCCAACAGCGGTTCGTGTTGCTATCGATGCTTTAGCTGTATTCGTACACAAAGATAACCCAATTACAGGTTTAAGCATTGAACAAATTGATGCTATCTTCTCTTCTACACACAAGTGTGGCGGTAAAGAAATCAACCGTTGGGGCGATGCTGGTTTAGACGGCAACTGGGCAGCTAAAGACGTTCAGCTTTACGGTCGTAACTCAGTATCTGGTACTTACGGTTACTTTAAAGAAAAAGCATTATGTAAAGGTGACTTCCGTGCAAACGTGAACGAGCAACCAGGTTCTGCTTCTGTAGTTCAGTCTGTTTCTCAGTCACTTAATGCCATTGGTTACTCTGGTATTGGTTATAAAACAGCGGGCGTAAAAGCGGTAGCTATCTCTAAGAAAGGTGATAAGTTTATCGAAGCATCAGCAGCCAACGCAGCAGATGGTACTTACCCACTATCACGTTACTTATATGTTTACGTGAACAAGCATCCTAATAAAGACCTATCGCCAATGGATCGTGAATTCTTACGCTTCGTATTGTCTAAGCAAGGTCAGCAAATTGTTGAGAAAGATGGTTATGTTCCATTACCAACATCTGTGATTTCAAAAGATTTAGAGAAAGTCGGTATTACGCTTTAGTTAACTCACTTTCAGTAAACTTAAAAAGGCCTCTTTGAGGCCTTTTTTGTTTTTTAACGTGAAAAAAAATATAAAAAAAAGCAACCTAACTAAGAGGTTGCTGCTATTGCTAAGGGCAATGCTGTTGATAGATTTTTACAACTATCGAATAGGAGAATGATGATGAACAATAAGAAGCTACTTGGTACATAAAAAGTAATTCAAATTTGGTTCATATAATATGACTCATCATTTCTGAGTTA
The Shewanella vesiculosa DNA segment above includes these coding regions:
- a CDS encoding M61 family metallopeptidase; its protein translation is MKPTSLAILASSAIFLMTWAMPALADVDYHIDINQPAHHLAQVSVSFPQTDSQVLTVNLPVWRTGRYQVLPIADGVRLFNATDSKGQSLPWKRTASGEWQVTLTQPTSVKVTYQLHANELGDRLRHIDSSHAFLDASGVFMYSPAFRQQPITVNMQVPKGWKSYSGMERDGKSHSFKAANYDVLVDSPIETGISQHFSFDADNRQYEVVFWGEGNYDTTQIIADLGKISAQASAIWNGYPFKRYVYMVHATSGARGATEHLNSTVIQLPRFNFREREDYLRFISTASHEFIHTWNVKSYRPQGLVPYDYQSENMTDLLWVAEGSTSYFQNQLLLRAGVMTAKEFFDDLSLRIVLNQHNPGRETQSVAEASLGQWSSTWGDYAVNHSVNIYSEGYLASLALDFSVLTDSKLAHSYRDVHKALYENFKIPMGYTVADVQNILTTLTGKDYQPWWQKFVNQPVSLEFNDLLAQAGLVTTYGDKPKIQVDTGMGLSGLYADLVLATVAKNSPAWKAGLTAGDELVAVNGLKVTADGFAKRFNDFSPGDTVKVTVFSNDQLKNVNLVLAEQPKDKLAITAVDNVTAEQKAFFKAWLGIDWPFDTEGKWINADGE
- a CDS encoding glutathione S-transferase family protein — protein: MKLYGSYTSPFVRHCRIALLESTLDYQFIETDHATSATLSPTKRVPFLQDGELTLTDSSAILRYIRSKSDKPFLESTVELDQYCMINTALDSTINLFFLSRDGVDIERFDYTIRQAQRIESTLVQLETFELPLHGPFNDVQLRLACYLSWAIFRQRIHIANYPKLKLFLAAVEKEPFFIETAPQT
- the rdgC gene encoding recombination-associated protein RdgC; this encodes MWFKNLTLYRFNKPFTTDTETLENALADFTFSPCSSQDISKFGFSNALGKKGQALVHSAENRHLICVTKEEKILPGQVIKEALDEKVAEIEDQENRKVTKKEKDTIKDEITMTLLPRAFSRRSQTHALIMPELEMILVDSSSATKAEELLALLRKALGSLPVIPLSYATPIESTLTQWLQAGEAPAPFEMQDEAELKSDSDEGGIVRFKQQVLQEDEVLAHIATGKQVHKLALHFGQSIAFLMQSDATIKRLKFSEEFRAGNDEVGTEDPLARLDADFALMGSELVAFINAVNQAFGPLEQSV
- a CDS encoding porin, which gives rise to MMNVFCKTLLASAIAASVASSAYAADPLQVYGKLNVTAQSNDVADVTETTIQSNASRFGVTGAFELSKSLEAFYTIEYEVNTGDANKENFLARNQFVGLKGNFGAVSVGRNDTILKVSQGKIDQFNDLSGDMKTMFKGENRMAQTATYYTPVFGDFQAGVTYVASGDADQVVGSNVEGEDGVSMALMYGDAGLKSTPIYAAIAYDSKVKGYDTARATVQGKVAGLVIGGMYQQQEKLDSGIKDNGYLLSSAYDINDVTLKAQYLDMENKGNSWSVGADYKLGKPTKLFAFYTANSFDSNDQDDSYVGVGIEHKF
- the phoB gene encoding phosphate regulon transcriptional regulator PhoB, whose protein sequence is MTARILIVEDESAIREMLTFVMDQHGFTTAAAEDFDSAIELLKEPYPDLILLDWMFPGGSGIQLAKRLKQDEFTRQIPIIMLTARGEEEDKVKGLEVGADDYITKPFSPKELVARIKAVLRRSAPTRLEETIDVQGLQLDPVSHRVTVGDAVLDMGPTEFRLLHFFMTHPERVYSREQLLDNVWGTNVYVEDRTVDVHIRRLRKAVEEGGHDKLIQTVRGAGYRFSTRM
- the phoR gene encoding phosphate regulon sensor histidine kinase PhoR, with protein sequence MFISYSGYRLFFRLAMLLVLFMLVGALFDHVVGVMLTGTIVLLVWHYRQIARLNFWLWKDKKLTPPQGRGSWEGVFNGLYRLQGKNRRRVGQLATLLGRFRQGAEALPDAAVVLDAEHNILWCNKLAQLILGFVWPQDNGQRIDNLIRHPDFSVYLKDAQYNEPLEIPSPVSDKRLLEIRVMSYGDRQLLLIARDVTRIHQLEGMRKDFVANVSHELKTPLTVLQGYLEIMQSMEDANSPNQKPLSLMQQQTTRMQSMVEQLLALSRIEDAVDLDLSKIVNMTLMMDILKEEAKALAGTEYTLVFNCEAGLNTHGNELQLRSACSNLISNAIRYTSPGGTIAVSWRSVATGALFSVKDSGVGIAPQHINRLTERFYRVDNARSSKTGGTGLGLAIAKHALNHHHTELNVTSEYGKGSIFSFIIPSHLLVRQ
- a CDS encoding PstS family phosphate ABC transporter substrate-binding protein produces the protein MKLKKLVGAITLTAAGVFSAASMAAIDPTLPSYEKTSGVSGNLSSVGSDTLANMMTLWAEEFKHIYPNVNIQIQAAGSSTAPPALTEGTSQFGPMSRKMKPNEVEAFEKHFGYKPTAVRVAIDALAVFVHKDNPITGLSIEQIDAIFSSTHKCGGKEINRWGDAGLDGNWAAKDVQLYGRNSVSGTYGYFKEKALCKGDFRANVNEQPGSASVVQSVSQSLNAIGYSGIGYKTAGVKAVAISKKGDKFIEASAANAADGTYPLSRYLYVYVNKHPNKDLSPMDREFLRFVLSKQGQQIVEKDGYVPLPTSVISKDLEKVGITL